From one Gracilimonas sp. genomic stretch:
- the pdeM gene encoding ligase-associated DNA damage response endonuclease PdeM has translation MSFKNTEIFELKNQTLELLPEKALFWKEQKILVVSDVHFGKSGHFRKHGIAVPNSVNKSNISRLDKLVLKTHPEKLIFLGDLFHSESNNEVDQFKEWRQKYASVEMVLTIGNHDLLAGFEYEKMGLNCVNQFKAEPFTFLHDESDDHQSESYCISGHIHPAIKLKGKGRQQLYTPCFYFGTKSALLPAFGSFTGNYRISPAQNESVFAIVEQKIIQIPVDN, from the coding sequence ATGAGTTTTAAAAACACCGAAATATTCGAACTAAAAAATCAAACTTTAGAACTGCTCCCGGAAAAGGCTTTGTTTTGGAAAGAACAAAAAATACTGGTGGTTTCCGATGTGCATTTTGGAAAATCTGGTCATTTTCGAAAACATGGAATTGCTGTACCTAATTCAGTTAACAAATCAAACATTAGCCGACTCGATAAATTGGTTCTGAAAACACATCCTGAAAAACTAATCTTTCTTGGCGACCTATTTCACAGCGAATCCAACAACGAGGTCGATCAATTTAAAGAGTGGAGGCAAAAATATGCATCTGTAGAAATGGTTTTAACCATAGGAAATCACGACCTCCTCGCAGGCTTTGAATACGAAAAAATGGGCCTAAATTGTGTAAATCAATTTAAAGCCGAGCCCTTTACGTTTCTTCATGACGAATCCGATGATCATCAATCAGAATCTTATTGTATCTCAGGACATATTCATCCCGCAATAAAACTGAAAGGCAAAGGCCGTCAACAACTTTATACACCCTGTTTCTATTTCGGAACCAAATCCGCACTGTTACCAGCATTTGGAAGCTTTACAGGAAATTATAGAATCAGTCCCGCACAGAATGAATCTGTTTTCGCAATTGTTGAACAAAAAATAATTCAAATACCTGTCGATAATTAG